The following proteins are encoded in a genomic region of Oncorhynchus masou masou isolate Uvic2021 chromosome 32, UVic_Omas_1.1, whole genome shotgun sequence:
- the LOC135526837 gene encoding LOW QUALITY PROTEIN: uncharacterized protein LOC135526837 (The sequence of the model RefSeq protein was modified relative to this genomic sequence to represent the inferred CDS: inserted 1 base in 1 codon), with protein MTKRMGYRDWRWLALWWHHFFLLWSTIDGQTRYTISEELKQGYVVGNLAKDLGLGLSDFFDRKLRVASEAGKQYFNVDAVKGELIVNERIDRETLCGQSASCVLPLQVVIENPLQLHRIEVEIRDINDNSPSFLTKELTVKIVELTVAGARFPLESAEDPDVGSNSLKSYTISKDECFTLKVKELGNGKKIPELVLEKPLDREKKSVHKLLLTALDGGNPVRSGTAEITITVLDVNDNFPVFEKSVYKISIHENSAKGTFMIQLKATDIDEGQNGEINYSFGERTPESVLSTFNMDPDTGDIFLKGXLDFERATTYDIDITARDEGAPEMEGHCRVQVEVIDVNDNSPEIVLTSQPNPVRENAPSGTVVALINARDLDSGNNGKVTLQLPRGYPFSLKPSYSNNYALVTSDVLDRESFSEYNIEITATDSGSPPLTTKKTIPVTIIDVNDNPPKFSQPFYNVYLIENGLPGSMLSSVSASDLDFGDNAKISYSILESKAQDVSVSSYVYMNTDNGSIYSMHSFDYEKLKVFQILVQAKDHGSPSLSSNATVHVFILDQNDNAPAVIYPSAALGSLSHQKMPRSAKAGHLVTKVTAVDADSGHNAWVSYKLVEATDTSLFSVNLYTGEVRTKRAVSEQDDSSQRLLIEIQDDGEPVQSATVTLTILVEDGLHELISDLRQKPPEPSKKSGRITLYLILSLASVSVLSLVTFIILAVKCVRNSRSSGSCCMRQDDLDGYKNPNRNLQIQLNTDGPIKYVEVLGGDMLSQSQSFRSCVSPMSEFSDFTFVKPSSTTDFKEMINVLDASLPDSAWTFESQQVRIFLELYFNGSGMTKRMGYRDWRWLALWWHHFFLLWSTIDGQTRYTISEELKQGSVVGNLAKDLGLGLSEFVDRKLRVASEAGKQYFNVDAGKGELIVNERIDRETLCGQIASCVLPLQVVIENPLQLHRIEVEIRDINDNSPSFLTKELTLKIAESTVAGARFPLESAEDPDVGSNSLKSYTTSKDECFTLKVKELGNGKKIPELVLEKPLDREKKSVHNLLLTALDGGNPVRSGTAEITITVLDVNDNFPVFEKAVYKISIHENSAKGTFMIQLKATDIDEGQNGEINYSFGERTPESVLSTFNMDPDTGGIFLKGDLDFERATTYDIDITARDEGAPEMEGHCRVQVEVIDVNDNSPEIVLTSQPNPVRENAPSGTVVALINARDLDSGNNGKVTLQLPRGYPFSLKPSYSNNYALVTSDVLDRESFSEYNIEITATDSGSPPLTTKKTIPVTIIDVNDNPPKFSQPFYNVYLIENGLPGSMLSSVSASDLDFGDNAKISYSILDSKAQDVSVSSYVYMNTDNGSIYSMHSFDYEKLKVFQILVQAKDHGSPSLSSNATVHVFILDQNDNAPAVIYPSAALGSLSHQKMPRSAKAGHLVTKVTAVDADSGHNAWVSYKLVEATDTSLFSVNLYTGEVRTKRAVSEQDDSSQRLLIEIQDDGEPVQSATVTLTILVEDGLHELISDLRQKPPEPSKKSGRITLYLILSLASVSVLSLVTFIILAVKCVRNSRSSGSCCMRRDDLDGYKNPNRNLQIQLNTDGPIKYVEVLGGDMLSQSQSFRSCLSPMSEFSDFTFVKPSSTTDFKEMINVLDASLPDSAWTFESQQSSVIYKAQHFSTIVVDSDTLCSAFNTIVPSKLIIKLEALGLSNALCYWVLDFLTGHPRMVKGANNMDKLK; from the exons ATGACAAAGAGAATGGGATACAGAGACTGGAGATGGCTGGCTCTTTGGTGGCATCATTTCTTTCTCTTGTGGAGTACAATAGACGGACAGACTCGCTACACCATCTCCGAGGAACTGAAACAGGGCTATGTGGTAGGAAATCTAGCCAAAGATCTGGGTTTGGGACTATCTGATTTTTTTGACCGTAAACTGCGTGTCGCTTCTGAGGCTGGTAAGCAGTATTTCAATGTGGATGCGGTGAAGGGCGAGCTGATCGTCAacgagagaatagacagagagacgtTATGCGGACAAAGCGCCAGCTGCGTTTTACCTCTGCAGGTTGTCATTGAAAACCCCTTACAGTTGCACCGAATTGAGGTGGAAATACGAGACATAAATGACAATTCGCCTAGTTTTCTTACAAAGGAGCTCACAGTGAAAATAGTCGAATTGACTGTTGCAGGCGCGCGTTTTCCTTTGGAGAGTGCAGAGGACCCTGACGTGGGCAGTAATTCCCTTAAATCCTATACTATTAGTAAAGATGAGTGTTTTACGTTGAAGGTAAAGGAGCTTGGTAATGGAAAGAAAATACCAGAACTAGTTTTAGAGAAGCCCTTAGACCGAGAGAAAAAATCTGTCCATAAACTACTGTTAACAGCTCTAGATGGAGGCAATCCTGTCAGATCCGGGACGGCAGAGATAACTATTACTGTGCTTGACGTAAACGATAATTTTCCAGTATTTGAAAAGTCTGTGTACAAAATTTCTATCCACGAAAATAGTGCAAAGGGGACATTTATGATTCAACTTAAAGCGACAGATATTGACGAGGGTCAAAATGGGGAGATAAACTATTCGTTTGGTGAGCGCACCCCTGAGTCTGTGCTTTCTACATTTAATATGGATCCAGACACAGGGGATATTTTTTTGAAGG ATTTAGATTTCGAAAGAGCTACAACATATGACATTGACATCACGGCGAGAGATGAAGGCGCTCCTGAAATGGAAGGACACTGTCGCGTGCAGGTAGAGGTAATAGACGTTAACGACAATTCGCCTGAAATTGTCCTCACTTCCCAACCAAACCCGGTGCGCGAGAACGCGCCCAGTGGCACGGTAGTAGCTTTGATCAATGCCCGGGACCTTGACTCCGGTAATAACGGTAAAGTGACGTTACAGCTCCCACGAGGTTATCCTTTTAGTCTGAAACCGTCCTATTCTAATAATTACGCACTGGTCACAAGTGATGTTTTAGACAGAGAGAGTTTCTCAGAGTATAATATTGAGATAACAGCCACTGATTCGGGCTCCCCTCCCCTGACTACCAAGAAAACTATACCAGTCACTATCATTGATGTCAACGACAACCCCCCTAAATTCTCTCAGCCCTTCTATAATGTATATTTAATAGAGAATGGACTACCAGGATCCATGCTATCTTCAGTATCTGCATCTGACCTGGATTTTGGAGATAATGCCAAGATCTCCTACTCCATCCTAGAGTCCAAAGCGCAGGACGTTTCTGTGTCTTCCTATGTGTACATGAACACTGATAACGGCAGTATCTACAGCATGCACTCGTTTGACTATGAGAAACTGAAGGTGTTTCAGATTCTGGTGCAGGCCAAGGACCACGGctctccctctctgagcagcAACGCCACTGTCCATGTTTTTATCCTGGAccagaatgacaatgcccccgcTGTTATTTACCCCTCCGCTGCCCTGGGCTCGCTCTCTCACCAGAAGATGCCCCGCTCCGCTAAAGCAGGCCACCTCGTTACTAAGGTAACGGCCGTGGACGCAGACTCGGGCCATAACGCCTGGGTCTCGTATAAACTGGTGGAGGCCACAGACACGTCTCTGTTCAGTGTCAATCTTTACACAGGGGAGGTGAGGACTAAACGCGCTGTGTCCGAGCAGGACGACTCCTCTCAGAGGCTGCTTATAGAGATACAGGATGACGGGGAGCCGGTCCAGTCCGCCACGGTCACACTGACCATACTGGTAGAGGACGGGCTCCACGAACTCATCTCTGACCTTCGGCAGAAACCGCCAGAGCCTAGCAAGAAAAGCGGGAGAATCACCCTGTATTTGATTCTCTCACTGGCCTCGGTGTCCGTGCTGTCGCTGGTGACTTTTATCATCTTAGCAGTCAAGTGCGTTAGAAACAGCAGGAGCAGCGGTAGTTGCTGCATGAGACAGGACGACTTGGACGGCTACAAGAACCCCAACAGAAACCTGCAGATTCAGCTCAACACTGACGGGCCGATTAAGTACGTGGAGGTCCTGGGAGGGGACATGTTGTCTCAGAGTCAGTCCTTCAGGTCATGTGTCTCTCCCATGTCAGAGTTTAGTGATTTCACCTTCGTTAAGCCCAGCAGCACCACTGACTTTAAGGAGATGATCAACGTCCTAGACGCGTCTTTACCCGACAGCGCCTGGACCTTTGAGAGCCAGCAGGTGAGAA TATTTTTGGAATTGTATTTTAACGGATCAGGGATGACAAAGAGAATGGGATACAGAGACTGGAGATGGCTGGCTCTTTGGTGGCATCATTTCTTTCTCTTGTGGAGTACAATAGACGGACAGACTCGCTACACCATCTCGGAGGAACTGAAACAGGGCTCTGTGGTAGGAAATCTAGCCAAAGATCTGGGTTTGGGACTATCTGAGTTTGTTGACCGTAAGCTGCGTGTCGCTTCTGAGGCTGGTAAGCAGTATTTCAATGTGGATGCGGGGAAGGGCGAGCTGATCGTCAATGAGAGAATTGACAGAGAGACGTTATGCGGACAAATCGCCAGCTGCGTTTTACCTCTGCAGGTTGTCATTGAAAACCCCTTACAGTTACACCGTATTGAGGTGGAAATACGAGACATAAATGACAATTCACCTAGTTTTCTTACAAAGGAGCTCACATTGAAAATAGCAGAATCGACAGTTGCGGGCGCACGTTTTCCTTTGGAGAGTGCAGAGGACCCTGACGTGGGCAGTAATTCCCTTAAATCCTATACTACTAGTAAAGATGAGTGTTTTACGTTGAAGGTAAAGGAGCTTGGTAATGGAAAGAAAATACCAGAACTAGTTTTAGAGAAGCCCTTAGACcgagaaaaaaaatctgtccataATCTACTGTTAACAGCTCTAGATGGAGGCAATCCTGTCAGATCCGGGACGGCAGAGATAACTATTACTGTGCTTGACGTAAACGATAATTTTCCAGTATTTGAAAAGGCTGTGTACAAAATTTCTATCCACGAAAATAGTGCAAAGGGGACATTTATGATTCAACTTAAAGCGACAGATATTGACGAGGGTCAAAATGGGGAGATAAACTATTCGTTTGGTGAGCGCACCCCTGAGTCTGTGCTTTCTACATTTAATATGGATCCAGACACAGGGGGTATTTTTTTGAAGGGGGATTTAGATTTCGAAAGAGCTACAACATATGACATTGACATCACGGCGAGAGATGAAGGCGCTCCTGAAATGGAAGGACACTGTCGCGTGCAGGTAGAGGTAATAGACGTTAACGACAATTCGCCTGAAATTGTCCTCACTTCCCAACCAAACCCGGTGCGCGAGAACGCGCCCAGTGGCACGGTAGTAGCTTTGATCAATGCCCGGGACCTTGACTCCGGTAATAACGGTAAAGTGACGTTACAGCTCCCACGAGGTTATCCTTTTAGTCTGAAACCGTCCTATTCTAATAATTACGCACTGGTCACAAGTGATGTTTTAGACAGAGAGAGTTTCTCAGAGTATAATATTGAGATAACAGCCACTGATTCGGGCTCCCCTCCCCTGACTACCAAGAAAACTATACCAGTCACTATCATTGATGTCAACGACAACCCCCCTAAATTCTCTCAGCCCTTCTATAATGTATATTTAATAGAGAATGGACTACCAGGATCCATGCTATCCTCAGTATCTGCATCTGACCTGGATTTCGGGGATAATGCCAAGATCTCCTACTCCATCCTAGACTCCAAAGCGCAGGACGTTTCTGTGTCTTCCTATGTGTACATGAACACTGATAACGGCAGTATCTACAGCATGCACTCGTTTGACTATGAGAAACTGAAGGTGTTTCAGATTCTGGTGCAGGCCAAGGACCACGGctctccctctctgagcagcAACGCCACTGTCCATGTTTTTATCCTGGAccagaatgacaatgcccccgcTGTTATTTACCCCTCCGCTGCCCTGGGCTCGCTCTCTCACCAGAAGATGCCCCGCTCCGCTAAAGCAGGCCACCTCGTTACTAAGGTAACGGCCGTGGACGCAGACTCGGGCCATAACGCCTGGGTCTCGTATAAACTGGTGGAGGCCACAGACACGTCTCTGTTCAGTGTCAATCTTTACACAGGGGAGGTGAGGACTAAACGCGCTGTGTCCGAGCAGGACGACTCCTCTCAGAGGCTGCTTATAGAGATACAGGATGACGGGGAGCCGGTCCAGTCCGCCACGGTCACACTGACCATACTGGTAGAGGACGGGCTCCACGAACTCATCTCTGACCTTCGGCAGAAACCGCCAGAGCCTAGCAAGAAAAGCGGGAGAATCACCCTGTATTTGATTCTCTCACTGGCCTCGGTGTCCGTGCTGTCGCTGGTGACTTTTATCATCTTAGCAGTCAAGTGCGTTAGAAACAGCAGGAGCAGCGGTAGTTGCTGCATGAGACGGGACGACTTGGACGGCTACAAGAACCCCAACAGAAACCTGCAGATTCAGCTCAACACTGACGGGCCGATTAAGTACGTGGAGGTCCTGGGAGGGGACATGTTGTCTCAGAGTCAGTCCTTCaggtcatgtctctc
- the LOC135526838 gene encoding protocadherin gamma-C5-like, whose translation MTKRIGYRNWRWLALWWRHFILLWSTIDGQTRYTIPEELKQGSVVGNLAKDLGLGLSEIFDRKLHVASEAGKQYFNVDAGKGELVVNERIDRETLCGQSASCVLPLQVVIENPLQLHRIEVEIRDINDNSPNFLTKDRVLKMAELTAVGARFPLESAEDPDVGSNSLKSYILSKDECFSVKVKDIEGGRKIPELVLEKPLDREIKAVHELLLTALDGGTPARSGTSQITVTVLDNNDNNPVFQKAVYNVRVNENSEKGTSLIKLEATDSDEGVNGEIEYSFGEHTLESVLSVFDIDAVTGEMFLRGELDYESAAYYRIDITAVDKGIPEMEGHCRVQVEVTDVNDNAPEIVLTSKPSPVREDAPSGTVVALISARDLDSGNNGKVTLQLTKGHPFSLKPSFSDNYALVTSGVLDRESFSEYNIEITATDSGSPPLNTKKTIPVSIIDVNDNPPKFSQSSYNVYLKENGPPGSMLSSVSTSDLDFGDNAKISYSILDSKVQDVSVSSYVYINSDNGSIYSMHSFDYEKLKVFQIVVQAKDHGSPSLSSNATVHVFILDQNDNAPAVIYPSAALGSLSHQKMPGSAKAGHLVTKVTAVDADSGHNAWISYKLAEATDASLFSVNLYTGEVRTKRAVSEQDDSSQRLLIEIQDDGEPVQSTTVTLTILVEDGLHEPILDLRQKAPEPSKKNPRITLYLILSLASVSLLSLVTFVIIAVKCVRNSRSSGSCCMRRDDLDGYKNPNRNLQIQLNTDGPIKYVEVLGGDMLSQSQSFRSCVSPMSEFSDFTFVKPSSTTDFKEMINVLDASLPDSAWTFESQQVRSDVGLCSVM comes from the coding sequence ATGACAAAGAGAATTGGATACCGAAACTGGAGATGGTTGGCTCTTTGGTGGCGTCATTTCATTCTCTTGTGGAGTACAATAGACGGACAGACTCGCTACACCATCCCGGAGGAACTGAAACAGGGCTCTGTGGTAGGAAATCTAGCCAAAGATCTGGGTTTGGGACTCTCTGAGATTTTTGACCGTAAACTGCATGTCGCCTCTGAGGCTGGCAAGCAGTATTTCAATGTGGATGCGGGGAAGGGCGAGCTGGTCGTCAatgagagaatagacagagagacttTATGCGGACAAAGTGCCAGCTGCGTTTTACCTCTGCAGGTTGTCATTGAGAACCCGTTACAGTTGCACCGTATTGAGGTGGAAATACGAGACATAAATGACAATTCTCCTAATTTCTTAACAAAAGATCGTGTTCTGAAAATGGCTGAATTGACAGCTGTAGGCGCGCGTTTTCCGTTGGAAAGTGCAGAGGACCCCGATGTGGGAAGCAATTCACTTAAATCCTACATTCTTAGTAAAGACGAATGTTTCAGTGTAAAAGTTAAAGACATTGAAGGAGGACGAAAAATCCCAGAGCTAGTGTTAGAGAAGCCACTGGACAGAGAGATAAAAGCTGTCCATGAGCTATTATTGACTGCTCTAGATGGAGGCACTCCGGCTAGGTCTGGAACTTCACAGATCACGGTCACTGTCCTTGATAATAATGACAATAATCCCGTATTTCAGAAAGCTGTATATAATGTAAGGGTTAATGAAAATAGCGAAAAGGGCACTTCCTTGATTAAGCTTGAGGCTACTGACTCAGACGAGGGTGTCAACGGGGAGATAGAATATTCATTCGGCGAAcatacactagagtcagtgttaTCTGTGTTTGATATTGATGCAGTAACGGGGGAAATGTTTCTAAGAGGGGAATTAGATTATGAGAGTGCAGCTTATTATCGTATAGACATTACTGCTGTAGATAAAGGCATCCCAGAAATGGAGGGACACTGTCGGGTACAGGTCGAAGTAACAGACGTTAATGACAATGCTCCCGAAATTGTCCTCACCTCCAAACCTAGTCCAGTGCGCGAGGACGCACCGAGTGGCACGGTAGTGGCTTTGATCAGTGCCCGAGACCTAGACTCCGGGAATAACGGTAAAGTAACGTTACAACTTACAAAAGGCCATCCTTTCAGTCTGAAACCGTCATTTTCTGATAATTATGCACTGGTCACCAGTGGTGTTTTAGACAGAGAGAGTTTCTCAGAGTATAATATTGAGATAACAGCCACTGATTCAGGCTCCCCTCCCCTGAATACCAAGAAAACTATACCAGTCAGCATCATTGATGTCAACGACAACCCCCCTAAATTCAGCCAGTCCTCATATAATGTCTATTTAAAAGAGAATGGACCGCCAGGCTCAATGCTCTCATCAGTATCTACATCTGACCTGGATTTCGGGGATAATGCCAAGATTTCCTACTCCATCTTAGACTCCAAAGTGCAGGACGTGTCTGTATCCTCCTATGTGTACATTAACTCTGACAACGGCAGTATCTACAGCATGCACTCGTTTGACTATGAGAAACTAAAGGTGTTTCAGATTGTGGTGCAGGCCAAGGACCACGGctctccctctctgagcagcAACGCCACTGTCCATGTTTTTATCCTGGACCAGAACGACAATGCCCCCGCTGTTATTTACCCCTCCGCTGCCCTGGGCTCGCTCTCTCACCAGAAGATGCCCGGCTCCGCTAAAGCAGGCCACTTGGTTACTAAGGTAACGGCTGTGGACGCAGACTCGGGCCATAACGCCTGGATTTCATATAAACTGGCGGAGGCCACAGACGCGTCTCTGTTCAGTGTCAATCTTTACACGGGGGAGGTGAGGACTAAACGCGCTGTGTCCGAGCAGGACGACTCCTCTCAGAGGCTGCTTATAGAGATACAGGATGACGGGGAGCCGGTCCAGTCCACCACGGTCACACTGACCATACTGGTAGAGGACGGGCTCCATGAACCCATCTTGGACCTTCGTCAGAAAGCGCCAGAGCCTAGCAAGAAAAACCCGAGAATCACCCTGTATTTGATTCTCTCTCTGGCCTCGGTGTCCTTGCTGTCGCTGGTGACTTTTGTCATCATAGCAGTCAAATGCGTTAGAAACAGCAGGAGCAGCGGTAGTTGCTGCATGAGACGGGACGACTTGGACGGCTACAAGAACCCCAACAGAAACCTGCAGATTCAGCTCAACACTGACGGGCCGATTAAGTACGTGGAGGTCCTGGGAGGGGACATGTTGTCTCAGAGTCAGTCCTTCAGGTCATGTGTCTCTCCCATGTCAGAGTTCAGTGATTTCACCTTTGTTAAGCCCAGCAGCACCACTGACTTTAAGGAGATGATCAACGTCCTAGACGCGTCTTTACCCGACAGCGCCTGGACCTTTGAGAGCCAGCAGGTGAGAAGTGACGTCGGTCTATGTTCTGTGATGTAG